A single Silvibacterium dinghuense DNA region contains:
- a CDS encoding alpha-L-fucosidase, with product MRVSRRTFSKGFALAASGLAIGEKSTQLWAQIQGEHIQTTQAHPVPPIQDTETAAQKEERLGWFRQARFGMFIHWGLYAIPAGRWDGKEIPGIGEWIMNRASIPVADYKALAPQFNPTQFSAATIVGLAKSAGMKYIVITSKHHDGFAMFDSKADPFNIVQATPFKRDPLKEIAEECRKQDIRLGFYYSQDQDWTAPGGAAYKTGDHQPPTFHWDPAQNGSFSEYLHKKAIPQIKELLTNYGEYPAIVWFDTPTKDMTPELAGDIVKVLNQHPRLIWNNRLGGGYEGDTETPEQYIPARGYPGRDWESCMTMNDTWGFKQDDTNFKSTETLIRNLIDIASKGGNYLLNIGPMATGEVPAPEVERLQAVGKWLSVNGASIYATQPTLFGAEAGSFSPTEKDKEGKPKFIPAWQWRSTTKANEIYIHLFEWPNGSFHLDAVPRHVTGAYLLADEQQKPLKVTQSEKGLEVALPEQAPDPIASVLVLKTA from the coding sequence ATGAGGGTATCGAGGCGGACGTTTTCGAAAGGCTTTGCGCTGGCCGCATCCGGTCTGGCGATCGGAGAGAAATCCACGCAGCTCTGGGCACAGATTCAAGGCGAGCACATTCAAACCACCCAGGCGCATCCGGTTCCACCGATTCAGGACACGGAAACAGCCGCGCAGAAAGAGGAGCGCCTGGGATGGTTTCGCCAGGCGAGATTCGGCATGTTCATCCACTGGGGCCTCTACGCGATTCCAGCAGGACGATGGGATGGAAAAGAGATTCCCGGCATCGGCGAATGGATTATGAACCGCGCATCCATTCCCGTCGCCGACTACAAAGCGCTGGCGCCGCAGTTCAATCCGACACAGTTCAGCGCCGCAACCATTGTCGGCCTCGCCAAGTCGGCAGGGATGAAGTACATCGTCATCACCTCGAAACATCATGACGGCTTTGCGATGTTCGACTCCAAGGCCGATCCATTCAACATCGTGCAGGCGACTCCCTTCAAGCGCGATCCGCTGAAGGAAATCGCAGAAGAGTGCCGGAAGCAGGACATCCGCCTGGGCTTCTATTACTCGCAGGATCAGGATTGGACAGCGCCCGGCGGCGCGGCATACAAAACCGGCGATCACCAGCCTCCCACCTTCCACTGGGACCCGGCGCAGAATGGCAGCTTCTCCGAGTATCTCCACAAAAAAGCGATCCCGCAGATCAAAGAACTGCTCACGAATTACGGAGAATATCCCGCCATCGTCTGGTTCGACACGCCCACCAAGGACATGACCCCGGAGCTGGCCGGCGATATCGTCAAGGTGCTCAATCAGCATCCCAGGCTGATCTGGAATAACCGCCTCGGCGGCGGCTATGAAGGAGATACCGAGACGCCCGAGCAATACATCCCCGCGCGCGGCTATCCCGGACGAGATTGGGAATCGTGCATGACGATGAATGACACCTGGGGTTTCAAGCAGGACGATACGAACTTCAAGAGCACGGAAACACTGATCCGCAACCTGATCGACATTGCGAGCAAGGGCGGCAACTACCTGCTGAATATCGGCCCCATGGCGACGGGTGAAGTTCCCGCGCCGGAGGTCGAACGGCTGCAGGCTGTAGGCAAGTGGCTGTCCGTGAATGGCGCATCCATTTATGCGACGCAGCCCACCCTGTTTGGTGCGGAAGCCGGTTCTTTCTCGCCGACAGAAAAGGACAAGGAAGGGAAGCCGAAGTTCATTCCCGCATGGCAGTGGCGCTCCACCACAAAAGCGAACGAGATCTATATCCACCTCTTCGAGTGGCCAAACGGATCATTCCATCTGGATGCAGTCCCGCGGCATGTGACCGGGGCCTATCTGCTGGCGGACGAACAGCAGAAGCCTTTGAAGGTAACGCAGTCAGAAAAAGGTCTTGAGGTTGCTCTGCCCGAACAGGCTCCAGACCCGATCGCAAGCGTACTGGTACTGAAGACGGCATAA
- a CDS encoding tetratricopeptide repeat protein, whose protein sequence is MAEITPALIRTLHLPASYDDPAKNRHFTVYANNGALLQGEFETDASGNEVFRDTHALAWMIGAGENGLGFLASRDRYLFQAPLSFYAKTQAWSYSPGYEFADYGFSRPILTGCITCHSGFPRPVASTNGQYEEPAFSEAAIGCEKCHGPGQQHIRAMTMRAAKGAKDDLIVNPARLSSTLSDNLCMSCHQGDDVRVLQPGKRYSDFHPGMPLNDVLAIFKIPPTREAPPDDDHVDHYYAMTLSKCYRASAGRMRCITCHDPHVEPSKEQAPAYFNQKCLTCHTSHSCRLPLEARQRSTPADNCIGCHMPKRAIQTIAHTNATNHRIVRTPGEPFPDLAFQQTSASLPDLILLDPSPGKQADSPPLLTLLQAYGELSASKPEYVEPYLKILDLLSRSQPENALVQAALGRRALKSGDMTQAEKYLRHSLQLDSTQPAVAGDLAEALEKLGQAQEAADLLRNAVEQDPFNPVLRKKLIVSYIGLRQYAEAKSALEAYLSVFPQDSFMRQMLARVQASSTSP, encoded by the coding sequence ATGGCAGAGATCACGCCTGCGCTCATCCGGACGCTGCATCTCCCCGCAAGCTACGACGATCCGGCAAAAAATCGGCACTTTACCGTCTACGCAAACAATGGCGCGCTGCTTCAAGGCGAGTTTGAAACCGATGCATCGGGCAACGAGGTCTTTCGCGACACGCATGCGCTGGCATGGATGATCGGTGCGGGAGAAAACGGATTAGGATTTCTGGCAAGCCGCGATCGCTATCTCTTTCAGGCGCCTTTGTCGTTTTACGCAAAGACCCAGGCGTGGAGCTATTCGCCCGGATATGAATTCGCCGACTACGGCTTCAGTCGTCCGATTCTCACCGGATGCATCACCTGCCACAGCGGATTTCCTCGCCCCGTTGCCTCCACAAACGGACAATACGAAGAACCTGCATTCTCGGAAGCCGCCATCGGGTGCGAGAAGTGTCATGGCCCAGGGCAACAGCATATCCGCGCCATGACGATGCGCGCGGCAAAAGGCGCGAAAGACGATCTGATCGTCAATCCCGCGCGCCTCAGCAGCACGCTGTCCGATAACCTCTGCATGTCCTGTCATCAGGGCGACGATGTGCGCGTGCTGCAGCCGGGCAAGCGGTATTCCGATTTCCATCCGGGCATGCCGCTCAACGATGTGCTGGCAATCTTCAAAATCCCACCTACGCGGGAGGCTCCTCCCGATGACGACCACGTGGATCACTACTATGCGATGACACTGAGCAAGTGCTATCGCGCCAGCGCCGGACGCATGCGCTGCATCACCTGTCACGACCCGCACGTCGAGCCATCAAAAGAGCAGGCGCCTGCATACTTCAATCAAAAATGCCTGACCTGCCACACCAGCCACAGCTGCCGTCTTCCGCTCGAGGCGCGCCAGCGCAGCACACCCGCCGATAACTGCATCGGCTGCCACATGCCGAAGCGGGCGATTCAGACCATCGCGCACACGAACGCCACCAATCACCGCATCGTCCGCACTCCGGGAGAACCGTTTCCCGATCTTGCGTTTCAGCAGACGAGCGCCTCGCTGCCGGATCTGATTCTTCTCGATCCGTCGCCAGGCAAACAGGCGGACTCGCCTCCGCTGCTTACCCTGCTGCAGGCATATGGCGAGCTCTCGGCAAGCAAGCCTGAGTATGTAGAGCCGTACCTGAAAATCCTGGACCTGCTGAGCCGGAGCCAACCGGAAAATGCGCTTGTACAAGCGGCGCTGGGACGCAGAGCCTTGAAGAGCGGAGATATGACACAGGCGGAGAAATATCTTCGCCACTCGCTGCAGCTTGACTCCACGCAACCCGCCGTTGCCGGCGACCTGGCAGAAGCACTCGAGAAGCTCGGACAAGCACAGGAAGCGGCGGACCTGCTTCGCAACGCCGTAGAGCAGGACCCATTCAACCCGGTTCTACGCAAGAAACTCATCGTCAGCTATATCGGTCTCCGCCAATATGCAGAAGCCAAGAGCGCGCTGGAAGCCTATCTCAGCGTCTTCCCTCAGGACTCCTTCATGCGACAGATGCTCGCGCGCGTGCAGGCATCCTCCACAAGCCCGTAG
- a CDS encoding tetratricopeptide repeat protein, with protein sequence MNLPEQKKTRSEVRRSKAPAAATMALLLFFMTVLRTSWAEPLPGCHGPQDLEQAVSSHPSAPAWTALGEWFGGQHQLPCATSAFEVALKLAPDSWQSRYDLGLTLLNAGDDTRAEQELRKVLRLRPGILQAHAALGVALSRLHQTDAAIAEFRIVLRSDPKSLAALDGISKAWIEQKKYTEAIAILKGAPASEPLELDLAAAYSGTGNTEEAVHILSGLLSGDPSDLQARVNLGLVFAEASRYSEAEAELRKADALSPNDPSVLTPLAMVLSRLDRKDEAIATLRKLCAIEPDSSDAHLNLGIALADEVQLNNALQEFSTAIRLAPRSAIAHYNKGRLLLDMQRNDEAQPELETSLRITPRFAQSWYLLSLIARQKGKDSEAVDDLRKVIAIEPGNAEAHYMLGRELLNAGDRPAAITEWRKTIEIQPNYGEALYNLSRILAQTDPAEAKQLQDRFIRLQAEQHVMDRASMLGNFALASADAHDWPQAIAHMKEALAACQSCSALPQLHKDLGLIYCRSGAYNDCREELLLAQKLSPGDADIEKSLRILAVQ encoded by the coding sequence ATGAATCTGCCTGAACAGAAGAAGACACGCTCCGAAGTGCGCCGCAGCAAAGCTCCTGCAGCCGCAACCATGGCGCTGCTGCTCTTCTTCATGACAGTTCTCCGCACGTCCTGGGCAGAGCCGCTGCCCGGATGCCACGGGCCTCAGGATCTCGAGCAGGCCGTCTCCTCGCATCCCTCCGCTCCTGCCTGGACGGCACTCGGAGAGTGGTTCGGAGGCCAGCACCAACTCCCCTGCGCGACGAGCGCCTTTGAGGTAGCACTGAAGCTGGCTCCGGACTCCTGGCAGAGCCGCTACGACCTCGGCCTCACGCTGTTGAACGCGGGCGATGACACCCGTGCCGAGCAGGAGCTTCGCAAGGTGCTGCGGCTGCGTCCCGGCATACTGCAGGCCCACGCGGCGCTGGGTGTCGCGCTCAGCCGTCTGCACCAGACCGACGCCGCCATCGCAGAATTTCGAATCGTGCTCAGGAGCGATCCGAAATCGCTGGCTGCGCTCGATGGCATTTCAAAAGCCTGGATCGAACAGAAAAAATACACCGAAGCGATTGCCATCCTGAAAGGCGCACCGGCCAGTGAGCCGCTAGAACTCGACCTTGCGGCAGCCTACTCCGGAACAGGAAATACCGAGGAAGCCGTGCACATCCTTTCCGGCCTGCTGAGCGGCGATCCATCCGATCTACAGGCCAGAGTGAATCTCGGCCTGGTATTTGCGGAGGCATCCCGTTACAGCGAAGCGGAGGCGGAGCTGCGCAAAGCCGATGCTCTCAGTCCCAACGATCCCTCCGTGCTCACGCCGCTGGCCATGGTTCTTTCCCGCCTCGACCGCAAGGACGAAGCGATCGCAACCCTTCGCAAACTCTGCGCCATCGAGCCCGACTCATCGGATGCTCACCTGAATCTCGGCATCGCACTGGCCGACGAGGTGCAGCTCAACAACGCGCTCCAGGAATTCTCCACAGCGATCCGTCTCGCACCCCGGAGCGCCATCGCCCACTACAACAAAGGGCGTCTGCTGCTGGATATGCAGCGCAATGACGAAGCGCAGCCGGAGCTCGAAACCAGCCTGCGCATCACCCCCCGGTTTGCTCAATCCTGGTATCTGCTCAGCCTGATCGCCAGGCAAAAAGGGAAAGACAGCGAGGCCGTCGACGATCTGCGCAAGGTGATTGCCATCGAACCCGGCAACGCAGAGGCTCATTACATGCTGGGACGGGAGCTGCTCAACGCTGGAGACCGTCCCGCCGCCATTACCGAATGGCGCAAGACCATCGAGATTCAGCCGAATTACGGCGAAGCGCTCTATAACCTCTCGCGTATTCTCGCCCAAACCGATCCGGCAGAGGCGAAACAGTTACAGGATCGATTTATCAGGTTGCAGGCCGAACAGCACGTGATGGATCGTGCCAGCATGCTGGGGAATTTCGCACTGGCCTCAGCGGACGCCCATGACTGGCCGCAGGCGATCGCCCATATGAAAGAGGCGCTTGCCGCCTGCCAGAGCTGCTCTGCCCTCCCTCAGCTGCACAAGGATCTCGGACTGATCTACTGCCGCTCCGGCGCCTACAACGATTGCCGGGAAGAGCTTCTTCTCGCGCAAAAGCTCTCCCCGGGCGATGCGGATATCGAAAAGTCACTCCGCATTCTGGCCGTGCAATAG
- a CDS encoding TonB-dependent receptor, which yields MKVSLRWLSFVFGLCLLTLNGFSQVSTASLNGVVKDPQGAAIPNAAVKLRNLDTNVERTTTTNSDGVYAIVSILPGHYTLEATANGFGTQQIPSFTLVVDQIATYDFSLAIGVQNTVVTVQGAAARLDVTSSNLGTVMETKQVNDLPLNGRNFTQLLQLTPGVVPINVSQSSGGGFAGPATAEGSSFTFPAINGQTNRSNFYYTDGLDNYGSLLSTYAVPPIIDAIQEFKIVSHTDDASSGSVLGGVVNVVTKSGTNALHGTMWEYIRNNAFDAQEYFSEVPAFRQNQFGVSAGGPVIFPRLYNGKNKTFFFGAYQGFRYTRQNDSLLKVPTAAELAGDESDWPTQIYNPFSTTLSTDAAGNPVYTRQPFTNNQIPSSLISPQMVAFAQFVFPAAGAEIGSTGDNAIDPTPIVQSQNEWTARVDQTIGEKSSAWFRYSAINSTLTQSGGVPDLANTTTEPGRNWGGSFVHTFNPSLIVQVDAAHTLVQHNGQTRWTKSITSVFGDVGFSTDFAGSFNADNDGNLLPDPGISGFADGGESIQNQPKVTDSTQVDGTVTKIIGDHELHIGGGYTSNSFASPIGYANLGFAAQQTGNPQNSAEPGDSIASFILNVPNSANRRNVNETTRPGGVMSAYIQDTWKALPKLTLNFGLRYDITFIPPYGKESTVGQNGGIETGDMDLDNGTYILQKVPPACSVRGHAPCIPGDGTLPEHVVVDPRGKIAHNDYDNFGPRLGFAYRYDEKTAIRGGFGIVYDNWAAVSQMAQNIEGSWPDVGQLINNSLNIPSTTAVTPNATAQNPFAGSTAGLFPAATPFQQVQWFYDPHIKNAYSEQWTLGVERQVSSSTTVGLNYVGSVGRRNDVGGYYNTALKPGPADPQSQALFPYIAPTYYDRSIGSSSYHAAQFMLNRRLNNGFSYQVAYTWSKSMNVGGDGWFGVEGTVPQDPYNPSGYGSYSVSGTDLRNVLSVNTLYEIPVGRGRTFSTGKPFLDYILGNWQLNNIFTARSGQVYTPDTSSDVAHTGNGATYETLDIVGDPNGIKRSPKEWFNTAAYATPPLYTYGTAGRNSLRTQGFWDLDTSVFRKFPIHDDLSFEFRAESFNLANHPVMGTPDANINDSTFGVVSSTASTARELQFAGRIIF from the coding sequence ATGAAGGTTTCTTTGCGCTGGCTCAGTTTCGTCTTCGGACTCTGTCTCCTCACTTTGAATGGCTTTTCCCAGGTATCCACCGCATCGCTGAACGGAGTGGTGAAAGACCCGCAGGGAGCGGCAATTCCCAATGCAGCGGTAAAGCTGCGCAATCTGGATACGAACGTCGAGCGCACCACGACGACCAACAGCGACGGCGTGTATGCCATCGTGAGCATCCTTCCCGGCCACTACACGCTGGAAGCAACAGCCAATGGCTTCGGCACGCAGCAGATTCCCAGCTTCACGCTTGTGGTCGACCAGATTGCCACCTACGACTTTTCGCTCGCCATAGGCGTGCAGAACACGGTGGTGACCGTCCAGGGCGCGGCAGCTCGCCTGGATGTGACCAGCTCGAACCTGGGCACGGTGATGGAGACCAAGCAGGTCAACGATCTGCCCTTGAATGGCCGCAACTTCACGCAGCTGCTGCAGCTCACGCCGGGCGTTGTGCCCATCAACGTAAGCCAGAGCAGCGGCGGCGGCTTTGCCGGGCCGGCCACGGCCGAGGGCTCGTCGTTTACCTTCCCCGCCATCAACGGCCAGACGAATCGCAGCAACTTCTACTACACCGATGGCCTGGATAACTACGGCAGCCTGCTCAGCACCTACGCAGTCCCTCCGATCATCGACGCCATCCAGGAATTCAAGATCGTGTCGCACACCGATGATGCTTCGTCGGGCTCGGTGCTCGGTGGCGTGGTGAACGTCGTCACGAAATCCGGCACAAACGCGCTGCATGGCACGATGTGGGAATACATTCGCAACAACGCCTTCGATGCCCAGGAGTATTTCTCCGAGGTTCCAGCCTTCCGCCAGAATCAGTTCGGTGTCTCAGCCGGTGGTCCGGTGATCTTCCCCAGGCTCTACAACGGAAAGAACAAGACTTTCTTCTTTGGCGCCTACCAGGGATTCCGCTACACGAGACAGAACGATTCCCTGCTGAAGGTTCCGACCGCGGCTGAGCTTGCAGGCGACGAAAGCGACTGGCCCACACAGATCTACAATCCCTTTTCCACCACGCTCAGCACCGACGCGGCGGGGAACCCGGTTTATACCAGGCAGCCCTTTACGAACAACCAAATTCCTTCGAGCCTGATCAGCCCCCAGATGGTCGCCTTTGCACAGTTTGTATTTCCGGCAGCCGGCGCGGAAATCGGCTCAACCGGGGACAACGCGATCGATCCCACGCCGATCGTGCAGAGTCAGAATGAGTGGACCGCGCGCGTCGATCAGACCATCGGCGAAAAGAGCTCTGCGTGGTTCCGTTACAGCGCCATCAACTCCACACTTACCCAGTCCGGAGGCGTACCGGATCTCGCCAATACGACTACGGAGCCGGGCCGCAACTGGGGCGGCAGCTTTGTCCATACCTTCAACCCCAGCCTGATCGTGCAGGTCGACGCAGCACACACCCTGGTCCAGCACAACGGGCAAACACGCTGGACCAAATCCATCACCAGCGTCTTCGGCGATGTCGGCTTCTCGACCGACTTCGCCGGCAGCTTCAACGCCGACAATGACGGCAATCTGCTGCCTGACCCAGGCATCTCCGGCTTTGCCGACGGCGGCGAGAGCATTCAGAATCAGCCCAAGGTCACCGACAGCACGCAGGTCGACGGCACAGTCACGAAGATCATCGGCGACCATGAGCTGCACATCGGCGGCGGCTATACCAGCAACTCCTTCGCCAGCCCGATCGGTTACGCCAACCTGGGCTTCGCGGCGCAGCAGACCGGCAACCCGCAGAACTCCGCCGAGCCGGGCGACTCCATTGCCTCCTTCATCCTCAACGTTCCCAACAGCGCCAATCGCCGCAATGTGAACGAGACCACGCGGCCCGGCGGCGTGATGAGCGCATACATTCAGGACACCTGGAAGGCACTCCCCAAGCTCACCCTGAACTTCGGACTGCGCTACGACATCACCTTCATTCCGCCTTACGGCAAGGAATCCACGGTCGGTCAAAACGGTGGTATCGAGACCGGCGACATGGATCTCGATAACGGGACCTACATCCTGCAGAAAGTGCCGCCGGCATGCAGTGTGCGCGGCCATGCGCCCTGCATTCCCGGAGACGGCACGTTGCCCGAGCACGTCGTAGTCGACCCGCGCGGCAAGATCGCACACAACGATTACGACAACTTCGGCCCTCGCCTGGGCTTCGCCTACCGCTATGACGAGAAGACAGCCATTCGCGGCGGCTTCGGCATCGTCTATGACAACTGGGCCGCGGTCAGCCAGATGGCGCAGAACATCGAAGGCTCCTGGCCGGACGTAGGCCAGCTGATCAACAACAGCCTGAACATACCCAGCACCACAGCCGTCACACCTAACGCAACGGCGCAGAATCCCTTCGCCGGCAGTACGGCAGGACTCTTTCCTGCCGCGACTCCCTTCCAGCAGGTGCAGTGGTTCTACGATCCGCACATCAAGAATGCTTACTCCGAGCAGTGGACACTCGGAGTCGAGCGCCAGGTCAGCAGCTCGACCACTGTCGGCCTGAACTATGTGGGCTCCGTGGGACGCAGAAACGATGTGGGCGGCTATTACAACACCGCGCTCAAGCCCGGCCCTGCCGACCCGCAATCCCAGGCTCTCTTCCCCTACATCGCTCCCACCTACTACGACCGCAGCATCGGATCGTCCTCTTACCATGCTGCGCAATTCATGCTGAACCGGCGCCTGAACAACGGCTTCTCCTATCAGGTCGCCTACACCTGGTCGAAGTCGATGAATGTCGGCGGCGATGGCTGGTTCGGCGTAGAAGGCACCGTGCCGCAGGATCCCTATAACCCCTCCGGCTATGGAAGCTACTCGGTATCGGGCACCGATCTTAGAAACGTTCTCTCGGTTAACACGCTTTATGAAATCCCCGTCGGCAGAGGACGAACCTTCTCCACCGGGAAGCCCTTCCTCGACTACATCCTGGGCAACTGGCAGTTGAACAACATCTTCACCGCCCGCTCCGGCCAGGTCTACACTCCGGATACAAGCAGCGACGTCGCACACACCGGCAATGGCGCAACCTATGAAACGCTCGATATCGTCGGCGACCCCAACGGCATCAAGCGATCCCCGAAGGAGTGGTTCAACACGGCCGCATATGCCACACCGCCGCTCTACACCTATGGCACCGCGGGACGAAATTCCTTACGCACGCAGGGATTCTGGGATCTCGATACCTCGGTCTTCCGAAAGTTCCCCATCCACGACGATCTGAGCTTCGAGTTCCGGGCCGAAAGCTTCAACCTGGCCAATCACCCGGTCATGGGAACCCCGGACGCGAACATCAACGACTCCACATTCGGCGTCGTCAGCAGTACTGCCAGCACAGCACGCGAACTCCAGTTTGCCGGCAGAATCATCTTCTGA